In Cicer arietinum cultivar CDC Frontier isolate Library 1 chromosome 7, Cicar.CDCFrontier_v2.0, whole genome shotgun sequence, a single window of DNA contains:
- the LOC101505612 gene encoding shaggy-related protein kinase theta-like translates to MNMMRRLKSIASGRTSISSDPGGDSNSKRAKLDQETENNGNEETNTSGRNDREQRVDASKETTVGTSTVSTVTKTEKSGFDQLPKELHEMKIRDEKSKNNNEKDVAAATVSGNGTETGQIITTTIGGRDGQPKQTISYMAERVVGTGSFGVVFQAKCLETGEAVAIKKVLQDKRYKNRELQVMRMVEHPNVVKLKHCFYSTTEKDELYLNLVLEYVPETVYKVSKNFIRMHQHMPIIYVQLYMYQICRGINYLHEVVGVCHRDIKPQNLLVNSQTHQLKICDFGSAKQLVPGEPNIAYICSRYYRAPELIFGASIYTTAIDMWSVGCVLAELLLGQPLFPGQCGVDQLVEIIKVLGTPTREEIRCMNPTYKEFKFPQIKAHPWHKIFHKRMPSEAVDLVSRLLQYSPHLRCTALAACAHPFFNDLRDPNVSLPNGQPLPPLFNFTPQELVNAPEELRKRLIPEHARS, encoded by the exons GGAGGGGATTCTAATTCCAAAAGAGCTAAGCTTGATCAAGAAACTGAAAACAATGGCAATGAGGAAACAAATACTTCAGGGAGAAATGATCGGGAGCAGCGTGTGGATGCATCAAAAGAAACAACCGTTGGCACATCCACTGTATCTACAGTAACTAAAACTGAGAAGTCAGGTTTCGATCAACTTCCAAAAGAATTACATGAAATGAAAATTAGAGATGAGAAAAGCAAAAACAACAATGAAAAG GATGTAGCAGCAGCTACAGTGAGTGGCAATGGGACAGAAACAGGTCAAATTATTACAACTACTATTGGTGGTCGAGACGGACAACCAAAGCAG ACAATCTCATACATGGCTGAACGCGTAGTCGGAACTGGTTCTTTTGGCGTTGTTTTTCAG GCCAAGTGCCTTGAAACTGGTGAAGCGGTTGCCATAAAAAAGGTGCTGCAAGACAAGAGGTATAAGAATAGGGAACTCCAGGTTATGCGCATGGTTGAACATCCTAACGTTGTTAAGTTGAAGCACTGTTTCTATTCCACAACTGAAAAAGATGAGTTGTACCTTAACCTTGTTTTGGAGTATGTGCCTGAGACTGTTTACAAAGTTTCAAAGAACTTTATTCGGATGCACCAACATATGCCTATCATTTACGTGCAACTGTATATGTACCAG ATATGCCGTggaattaattatttacatgaAGTAGTTGGCGTCTGCCATCGAGACATCAAACCTCAGAATCTATTG GTCAATTCCCAGACACATCAATTAAAGATATGTGATTTTGGGAGTGCAAAGCAGTTG GTGCCTGGTGAACCCAACATAGCATACATATGCTCTAGATATTATAGAGCTCCGGAACTTATATTTGGAGCATCTATATACACTACTGCTATTGATATGTGGTCTGTTGGTTGTGTTTTGGCTGAGCTCCTTCTAGGACAG CCATTGTTTCCTGGACAATGTGGGGTTGATCAGTTAGTGGAGATCATTAAG GTCTTGGGAACGCCAACCAGAGAAGAAATAAGGTGCATGAATCCAACCTACAAGGAATTTAAGTTCCCGCAGATTAAAGCGCACCCATGGCACAAG ATTTTTCATAAGAGAATGCCATCTGAAGCAGTGGATTTAGTTTCAAGGTTGCTTCAGTATTCACCACATCTACGGTGTACCGCT TTGGCTGCATGTGCACATCCATTCTTCAATGATCTGCGAGACCCAAATGTTAGCTTGCCAAACGGGCAACCACTACCTCCTTTGTTCAACTTCACGCCTCAAG AACTGGTAAATGCGCCCGAAGAGCTGCGTAAACGCCTCATCCCTGAGCATGCAAGGAGTTAA
- the LOC101505286 gene encoding BON1-associated protein 2-like, with the protein MCTMGVTSFTLEITVISCENVHVKEDAYVVVRGESLNCYTTKMVKNKDCENNSSFLSWNEKFLLDMPLHARSIKFEVQCKKFKGFRPIGVARIEVSDILGEVVPENGLKVLSYRLRDWEGRQNGIIHFSVSSVVPEKFPIIATEKEMVVGAKNSDDQIIGMDVGAK; encoded by the coding sequence ATGTGTACTATGGGTGTAACCTCATTTACATTAGAAATTACGGTTATATCTTGCGAAAATGTTCACGTAAAAGAAGATGCATACGTTGTTGTTCGAGGCGAGTCTCTTAATTGTTACACAACAAAAATGGTGAAAAATAAAGATTGTGAAAACAACTCAAGTTTTCTTTCATGGAATGAGAAGTTTTTGTTGGACATGCCATTGCATGCAAGGTCAATCAAGTTTGAAGTGCAATGCAAGAAGTTCAAAGGTTTTCGTCCTATTGGGGTGGCAAGAATTGAGGTTTCGGATATTCTAGGAGAGGTTGTGCCGGAAAATGGTTTGAAGGTTTTGAGTTATAGGTTGAGGGATTGGGAAGGGAGACAAAATGGGATTATTCATTTTAGTGTGAGTTCAGTCGTGCCAGAGAAATTCCCGATTATTGCAACCGAAAAAGAAATGGTGGTTGGTGCGAAGAATTCCGATGATCAGATCATCGGAATGGATGTTGGAGCCAAGTAG
- the LOC101504975 gene encoding uncharacterized protein isoform X1 codes for MELVAELWQENFKPYKSLMQAWEAIHKNKSSNEVAPLEIESNRFGFSGELPGRLSPFRRSRAAAAGISPCRNKPQSPFQGVKLLGDAKETEINKSDNLNFYSTGLGKVQGVPNQGAKRSSYLGSLGIEKTLYIDIISCLI; via the exons ATGGAACTAGTTGCCGAGTTATGGCAGGAAAACTTTAAG CCATATAAATCTTTGATGCAGGCTTGGGAAGCAATTCACAAGAACAAGTCAAGCAATGAAGTTGCACCACTTGAGATTGAATCAAACAGGTTTGGTTTTTCGGGCGAGCTTCCAGGTAGACTCTCTCCCTTTCGGCGTTCACGAGCTGCTGCTGCAGGCATATCTCCCTGCAGAAATAAACCACAATCTCCATTTCAGGGCGTGAAGTTGCTCGGTGATGCTAAAGAAACTGAAATCAATAAATCAGACAATTTGAATTTCTACAGCACTGGACTTGGTAAAGTACAAGGGGTTCCAAACCAAGGAGCCAAAAGAAGTTCATATTTAGGAAGTTTGGGAATTGAAAAGACATTGTATATAGACATTatatcatgtttgatttga
- the LOC101504975 gene encoding uncharacterized protein isoform X2 has product MELVAELWQENFKAWEAIHKNKSSNEVAPLEIESNRFGFSGELPGRLSPFRRSRAAAAGISPCRNKPQSPFQGVKLLGDAKETEINKSDNLNFYSTGLGKVQGVPNQGAKRSSYLGSLGIEKTLYIDIISCLI; this is encoded by the exons ATGGAACTAGTTGCCGAGTTATGGCAGGAAAACTTTAAG GCTTGGGAAGCAATTCACAAGAACAAGTCAAGCAATGAAGTTGCACCACTTGAGATTGAATCAAACAGGTTTGGTTTTTCGGGCGAGCTTCCAGGTAGACTCTCTCCCTTTCGGCGTTCACGAGCTGCTGCTGCAGGCATATCTCCCTGCAGAAATAAACCACAATCTCCATTTCAGGGCGTGAAGTTGCTCGGTGATGCTAAAGAAACTGAAATCAATAAATCAGACAATTTGAATTTCTACAGCACTGGACTTGGTAAAGTACAAGGGGTTCCAAACCAAGGAGCCAAAAGAAGTTCATATTTAGGAAGTTTGGGAATTGAAAAGACATTGTATATAGACATTatatcatgtttgatttga